In one Hevea brasiliensis isolate MT/VB/25A 57/8 unplaced genomic scaffold, ASM3005281v1 Scaf161, whole genome shotgun sequence genomic region, the following are encoded:
- the LOC110664045 gene encoding uncharacterized protein LOC110664045, with protein MDQLATHNKMLENQIAQQASSSSKAAEALSQMPSYTKFLKEILSKEKILEDYETVALIEECSAILQNKLPPKLKDPRSFFIPCFISNTTINKALYDLGASVSLMPLSICKKLDVGELKLITNSLQLVDWSVKYPVGILENIPIKVENSSS; from the exons ATGGACCAACTAGCCACCCACAACAAGATGCTTGAAAACCAAATTGCTCAACAGGCAAGTTCTTCAAGCAAAGCAGCTG AAGCACTATCTCAAATGCCATCCTACACCAAGTTCCTTAAAGAAATTCTTTCGAAGGAAAAAATTCTAGAAGACTATGAGACTGTTGCTCTtatagaggaatgcagtgccatactacaAAATAAGCTGCCACCAAAGTTAAAGGATCCAAGAAGCTTCTTTATACCGTGTTTTATTAGCAACACGACTATAAACAAGGCACTCTATGACCTAGGTGCAAGTGTAAGTCTGATGCCTCTGTCAATATGTAAGAAGCTGGATGTAGGAGAGCTTAAACTTATAACAAATTCACTGCAACTGGTTGACTGGTCTGTAAAGTACCCTGTGGGCATCCTAGAAAACATTCCTATCAAGGTGGAAAATTCTTCATCCTAA